The sequence ACCGCTTCGCAATTGGGATTGCAGCTATGGTTGATCCAGCGCGCGACATTGCCTTCGTAGTTGGCATCCAGCACGTAATCGTCGCTGAGCGTAAACAGGAAGGTGTGGCCGCTCTCCACATCGCCGGTGTCGTCGGCGTCCACTTCGGCATGCGTGCGCAGCCGACCCTTGTACTGAATGATGCGCTCGCCCTTGCGGAGCGGGGCGAGGGCGAACATGCCATTGCCGTGGATACGTGACTTGCGGGCGGCAACTTTGCGCGACATGTAAGGGTCCAGTGATGGGGCCGCTCATTGTGACCGCAGTGCGCCCATGCGCCAAGCACAAGCGCACCACCGCTCGCAACGGCGCACGCTTGCCGGCGGCTGAACCGGGCGGTTGGCCCTGCCCGGCCGAAAAGAGTACAATTTCGGTCCGCTTTAAGGTTCCCGCTTGCTCATGCTGCGCGTCACCAAACTCACCGATTACGCCACCGTCGTGCTGACCGTGCTTGCCGCGCGCAGCGGCGAAGTGCTCAGCGCCAGCGAACTGGCCGAACAGGCGGGCCTGGAAGCGCCGACCGTCAGCAAGATCCTCAAGCCGCTGTCGCAGGCCGGACTGGTGGAAGGCCTGCGCGGCGTGCACGGTGGTTACCGGCTTGCGCGCGACGCCGGCCAGATCACCCTGGTGGAGATCGTCGAGGCAATGGAAGGCCCGCTGGCGATCACCGAATGCAGCCAGGACCACAGCCAGTGCGGCATCGCACAGACATGCGGCGTGCGTTCCAACTGGCGCCTGATCAACGACGTGGTTGGCGACGCATTGCGTCGCGTCACGCTTGCGCAGATGTTGCAGCCCCTCTCTCTCCCTGGCGACAGCCGTCGGCGTTCCATCGCCGCGCGCGTCGCGACCACCTGACCTGTAGGCAGCCCGATGGCCACCGAACTTGCTCCCCCGCAAAACGCCGAAATTATCGAACGGCTGG comes from Xanthomonas vesicatoria ATCC 35937 and encodes:
- a CDS encoding SET domain-containing protein, producing MSRKVAARKSRIHGNGMFALAPLRKGERIIQYKGRLRTHAEVDADDTGDVESGHTFLFTLSDDYVLDANYEGNVARWINHSCNPNCEAVIEEAEGDDRSKDKIFIEAKRAIKAGEELTYNYGITLSERHTPRLKKIWECRCGSKNCTGTMLQPKR
- a CDS encoding SUF system Fe-S cluster assembly regulator; this translates as MLRVTKLTDYATVVLTVLAARSGEVLSASELAEQAGLEAPTVSKILKPLSQAGLVEGLRGVHGGYRLARDAGQITLVEIVEAMEGPLAITECSQDHSQCGIAQTCGVRSNWRLINDVVGDALRRVTLAQMLQPLSLPGDSRRRSIAARVATT